From a single Xiphophorus maculatus strain JP 163 A chromosome 5, X_maculatus-5.0-male, whole genome shotgun sequence genomic region:
- the ucp1 gene encoding mitochondrial brown fat uncoupling protein 1: MVGLKPSDVPPPLGVKMASAGAAACIADMVTFPLDTAKVRLQIQGEKQAVGGIRYRGVFGTISTMVRTEGPRSLYNGLVAGLQRQLCFASIRIGLYDNVKNFYTGGKENPGVLMRILAGCTTGAMAVSFAQPTDVVKVRFQAQMNLNGVARRYNGTMQAYRQIYLNEGLRGLWKGTLPNITRNALVNCTELVTYDLIKEAILKHKLLSDNLPCHFVSAFGAGFVTTVIASPVDVVKTRYMNSPPGQYRSAINCAWTMMTKEGPTAFYKGFMPSFLRLGSWNVVMFVSFEQIKRAMMMSRRIEAPN; the protein is encoded by the exons ATGGTGGGACTCAAGCCCTCAGACGTGCCTCCTCCTCTTGGGGTGAAGATGGCGAGTGCCGGAGCAGCAGCCTGCATAGCGGACATGGTCACATTTCCTCTGGACACAGCCAAAGTCCGACTGCAG ATTCAAGGGGAGAAGCAAGCGGTGGGTGGCATCCGCTACAGAGGGGTGTTTGGTACCATCAGCACCATGGTCCGGACCGAGGGGCCCAGGTCCTTGTATAACGGGCTGGTGGCCGGACTGCAGAGGCAGCTGTGTTTCGCTTCCATCAGAATCGGTCTCTATGACAACGTGAAAAACTTCTACACTGGAGGCAAAGAAA ATCCAGGCGTGCTGATGCGGATACTGGCCGGCTGCACAACAGGTGCCATGGCCGTGTCGTTTGCACAACCCACCGACGTGGTCAAGGTTCGATTCCAGGCCCAGATGAACCTGAACGGCGTGGCGCGGCGCTACAACGGCACAATGCAAGCCTACAGACAAATCTACCTCAATGAGGGCTTACGAGGCCTGTGGAAAG GAACATTACCCAACATCACAAGAAATGCACTGGTGAACTGCACAGAACTGGTTACCTATGACCTGATCAAAGAGGCCATtctcaaacacaaactgttgTCAG ATAATCTTCCGTGCCACTTCGTGTCTGCGTTCGGAGCAGGCTTTGTCACTACGGTGATTGCCTCCCCAGTGGATGTAGTGAAAACAAGATACATGAACTCTCCGCCAGGCCAGTACCGCAGCGCCATCAACTGCGCCTGGACCATGATGACTAAAGAGGGACCAACTGCGTTTTACAAAGG GTTTATGCCTTCGTTTCTGAGACTGGGATCCTGGAACGTCGTCATGTTCGTCTCGTTCGAGCAAATCAAGAGAGCCATGATGATGTCCAGAAGAATCGAAGCACCAAACTGA